Proteins from one Setaria italica strain Yugu1 chromosome V, Setaria_italica_v2.0, whole genome shotgun sequence genomic window:
- the LOC111257367 gene encoding increased DNA methylation 1-like has protein sequence MPSSSSSVPVRPENAAAATPATASNTFHVLNSGSGAGGHASTGGVCARPSQAAALRSPPVRAAIAGYGGYPATGAVAFPARTPSGALGPQMLQQLMILAGWGTTRPPWLQNYAYMSPRGGQSLLPSPSPSARPIRPPSFAPGASGSSVGARGAVAVQSSSAAGGSSRKPPNLAPLQITAAAATGTGPARKKKAPPAGGNADGAVQPLPPVLAMPTTAGAQGKVAAAANGRVRKRASKDKNINQPASSKKPRQRAAGKQRAAGNDAVAVAPGAGDNQPNTEARGCAVAAPPVKKHTVLTWLIDAGFLSDREKVFYVPGDGGAEKVVSGAVTRTGVHCSCCDAAVPLPVFAAHAGRDPGQRPWEKLLLISGNSLLRCMQEAWEKERVKTFQWQEKLRAAMEQEKEKSSQQAKRRLLTKQKKGVLERIVSPWMKVRSGEKKDSSDDACGVCADGGELLCCDSCPSTFHPECLAIKVPEGSWACHYCRCMLCMANDDQGLSTCQRCSGKCKHLSFAASEISDFSLKIPLSAQLSDMIGVTNPTEDGFSWALLKIQKDEPVSSQDMPVVLECNLKLAVALGVLNECFNPVRDRRTKIDMLHQAVYSLGSEFKRLSYEGFYTMILEKDGEIISAALLRFHGRKLAEMPFAATLPTYRKQGMMRRLVNAVEQVLASVQVERLVIPAIATLVDTWKRSFSFRPIEPQFREEIKRLNLVVITGTTLLCKPIAAPLTDDELAFLEMKSFCSFTDLLTGNVSLHKLVAGHSSSVPSASPGSSSAAAPPPPPAGGWRSCGEASAMALQPTFAHGSASNLLHGMK, from the exons atgccgtcgtcgtcgtcgtcggtgccgGTGAGGCCGGAGAACGCCGCCGCTGCGACGCCTGCGACCGCGAGCAACACATTCCACGTGCTTAACTCTGGCAGCGGCGCCGGGGGACACGCGAGCACCGGCGGCGTGTGTGCGCGGCCTTCCCAAGCCGCCGCGCTGCGTTCGCCACCGGTGCGCGCCGCCATCGCTGGCTACGGCGGCTATCCAGCCACCGGCGCCGTCGCCTTCCCGGCGCGCACTCCCAGTGGAGCACTAGGCCCGCAGATGCTGCAACAGCTTATGATCTTGGCTGGCTGGGGTACTACCCGCCCGCCATGGCTCCAGAACTACGCGTACATGTCCCCGCGGGGCGGCCAGTCGCTgctcccctctccctctccatccGCGAGACCCATCCGGCCGCCGTCGTTCGCGCCGGGAGCCAGTGGCAGCAGCGTTGGCGCCcgtggcgccgtcgccgtccagaGCAGTTCCGCCGCCGGTGGTAGCAGCCGCAAACCGCCAAACTTGGCGCCACTGCAGAttaccgccgccgctgccaccggcACCGGACCAGCTAGAAAGAAGAAGGCGCCGCCCGCGGGCGGCAACGCAGATGGTGCGGTGCAACCCCTGCCCCCAGTGCTCGCCATGCCGACGACTGCCGGTGCCCAAGGGAAGGTTGCCGCCGCGGCAAATGGTCGCGTCCGGAAGCGCGCGTCCAAGGACAAGAACATCAATCAGCCGGCGTCGTCCAAGAAACCGAGGCAGAGGGCCGCCGGCAAGCAGAGGGCGGCTGGCAATGACGCGGTCGCGGTCGCGCCTGGCGCCGGCGACAACCAGCCGAACACGGAGGC GAGGGGctgcgcggtggcggcgccgccggtgaagAAGCACACCGTGCTGACCTGGCTGATCGACGCCGGCTTCCTGTCCGACAGAGAGAAGGTGTTCTACGTCccaggggacggcggcgccgagaaGGTGGTCTCGGGCGCGGTGACCCGGACGGGCGTGCACTGCAGCTGCTgcgacgccgccgtgccgctGCCGGTGTTCGCGGCCCACGCCGGGCGTGATCCCGGGCAGCGGCCGTGGGAGAAGCtcctgctcatctccggcaaCTCCCTGCTGCGGTGCATGCAGGAGGCGTGGGAGAAGGAGAGGGTCAAGACCTTCCAGTGGCAGGAGAAGCTGAGAGCCGCGATGGagcaggagaaggagaagagctCGCAGCAGGCCAAGAGGAGGCTGCTGACGAAGCAGAAGAAGGGGGTCCTGGAGAGGATCGTGTCTCCGTGGATGAAGGTGAGGTCAGGGGAGAAGAAGGACTCGAGCGATGACGCCTGCGGCGTCTGCGCTGACGGCGGGGAGCTCCTGTGCTGCGACAGCTGCCCCTCCACGTTCCATCCAGAGTGCCTCGCCATCAAG GTTCCGGAGGGCTCGTGGGCGTGCCACTACTGCCGATGCATGCTCTGCATGGCCAACGATGATCAGGGCCTGTCCACATGCCAACGATGCAGTGGCAAGTGTAAGCATCTCTCCTTCGCTGCCTCTGAAATTTCTGACTTTTCGCTGAAGA TACCT ctgTCCGCCCAGCTGTCAGATATGATAGGAGTAACGAACCCGACTGAAGATGGCTTCTCATGGGCCCTCTTGAAGATTCAGAAAGATGAACCGGTCAGTTCCCAGGACATGCCTGTTGTCCTTGAGTGCAATCTGAAGCTTGCAGTGGCGCTTGGCGTGCTGAATGAGTGCTTTAACCCCGTGAGAGATCGAAGAACTAAGATTGATATGCTCCATCAGGCTGTTTATAGCCTAGG GTCAGAGTTTAAACGTCTAAGCTATGAAGGATTCTACACCATGATTCTAGAGAAGGATGGAGAAATCATTTCAGCAGCCTTGCTGAG GTTCCATGGCAGAAAACTGGCGGAGATGCCTTTTGCAGCCACGCTGCCGACTTACCGGAAACAGGGAATGATGCGTCGCCTTGTCAATGCCGTCGAGCAG GTGTTGGCGTCAGTGCAAGTGGAGAGGCTGGTGATACCAGCTATCGCTACTTTAGTGGACACATGGAAGAGATCCTTCTCCTTCAGGCCTATAGAGCCACAGTTCAGGGAGGAAATCAAGAGGCTGAACCTGGTGGTGATCACCGGCACCACCCTGCTCTGCAAACCCATA GCGGCGCCACTGACCGACGACGAGCTGGCGTTCCTGGAGATGAAGTCGTTCTGCAGCTTCACCGACCTGCTCACCGGCAACGTGTCCCTGCACAAGCTGGTCGCTGGCCACTCGTCGTCGGTTCCCTCCGCGTCTCCTGGGAGCAGCAGCGCtgccgccccaccgccgccaccggccggcggcTGGCGTTCTTGCGGCGAGGCGAGTGCGATGGCGCTCCAGCCCACCTTCGCGCACGGCAGCGCCAGTAATCTTCTCCATGGCATGAAGTGA
- the LOC101778692 gene encoding uncharacterized protein LOC101778692, with product MRRLEVAELVLLAAAASALAAALILFCVHNRRESRKRRPPAPELPLSQQVPTAVPAKTSRSSHLVVLLMIMLCPWRRQRARIEPAAASDSQADSSPAAAAAEGVASWTERWFGPASRALYTIDEEDGEDGDSEEQQEEQEQAEPPDTPFYTPVASPARPGW from the coding sequence ATGAGACGCCTGGAGGTGGCCGagctcgtcctcctcgccgccgcggcctccgccttaGCCGCCGCGCTCATCCTCTTCTGCGTCCACAACCGCCGAGAGAGCAGGAAGCGGCGGCCGCCTGCGCCGGAGCTGCCGCTCTCCCAACAAGTGCCCACCGCCGTCCCCGCGAAGACCAGCCGGAGCAGCCACCTCGTCGTCCTGCTAATGATAATGCTCTGCCCATGGCGACGCCAGCGCGCGCGCATCGAGCCGGCAGCCGCGTCGGATTCCCAGGCGGACTCTTCTCCGGCAGCCGCGGCAGCGGAGGGCGTGGCGTCGTGGACGGAGCGGTGGTTCGGACCCGCCTCGCGGGCGCTCTACACCAtcgacgaggaggacggcgaggatggCGACAGCGAGGAACAGcaagaggagcaggagcaggcagAGCCGCCCGACACGCCGTTCTACACGCCGGTGGCGtcgccggcccggcccggctgGTGA
- the LOC101784211 gene encoding U4/U6 small nuclear ribonucleoprotein Prp31 homolog → MASLADSFLADLDELSDNEGYPEADNAEAAGMEEDGDDDMPDLESLNYDDLDSVSKLQKTQRYNDIMQKVEVALQKGTDFSNQGSILEEDPEYQLIVDCNALSVDIENEIIIIHNFIRDKYRLKFPELESLVHHPIDYARVVKKIGNEMDLTLVDLEGLLPSAIIMVVSVTASTTSGKPLSEENLEKTVEACDRALTLDTAKKKVLDFVESRMGYIAPNLSAIVGSAVASKLMGTAGGLGALAKMPACNVQLLGAKRKNLAGFSTATSQFRVGYLEQTEVFQSTPPALRTRACRLIAGKSTLAARIDSIRGDPTGKAGRNLLEEIRKKIEKWQEPPPAKLPKPLPVPDSEPKKKRGGRRLRKMKERYAQTDMMKLANRMQFGIPEESSLGDGLGEGYGMLGQAGSGKLRVSAAQNKLAAKVAKKFKEKSYGSSGATSGLTSSLAFTPVQGIELSNPQAQGNPLGGGTQSTYFSETGTFSKIRRTQ, encoded by the exons ATG GCAAGCCTTGCCGATTCTTTTCTAGCGGATCTTGATGAACTGTCAGACAATGAAGGCTATCCT GAAGCAGACAATGCTGAGGCAGCTGGTATGGAGgaggatggtgatgatgatatgCCTGACCTTGAGTCTCTTAATTATGATGATCTAGATAGTGTCTCAAAGTTGCAGAAGACACAACGCTATAATGACATAATGCAA AAAGTTGAAGTTGCACTTCAGAAAGGCACTGACTTCTCCAATCAAGGTTCCATCCTGGAGGAGGATCCAGAGTACCAGCTAATTGTTGATTGCAATGCTTTGTCCGTAGATATTGAGAATGAAATCATCATAATCCATAATTTCATACGTGACAAGTATAGGTTGAAGTTTCCTGAACTGGAGTCCCTCGTTCATCATCCGATTGATTATGCCCGTGTTGTCAAAAAGATTGGAAATGAGATGGACTTAACACTTGTAGATCTGGAAGGGCTTTTACCTTCTGCAATTATAATGGTTGTCTCAGTGACAGCATCAACAACAAGTGGGAAGCCTCTTTCCGAGGAGAATTTGGAAAAAACTGTTGAAGCATGTGACAGAGCCCTTACCCTCGATACTGCAAAGAAGAAAGTGCTTGATTTTGTAGAGAGCAGAATGGGTTACATTGCACCAAACCTTTCTGCTATTGTTGGTAGTGCTGTTGCCTCGAAACTGATGGGTACTGCTGGTGGTCTGGGAGCGCTTGCAAAAATGCCTGCCTGTAATGTTCAGTTACTTGGTGCAAAGAGGAAAAATCTTGCTGGATTTTCTACTGCCACATCTCAGTTTCGTGTTGGCTATCTTGAACAAACTGAAGTATTTCAGAGCACACCTCCAGCTCTGAGGACTAGGGCGTGCAGGCTTATTGCTGGAAAGTCAACTCTAGCGGCAAGGATTGATTCAATTAGAGGTGATCCAACTGGAAAAGCTGGGCGGAACTTGTTAGAAGAAATTCGTAAGAAGATCGAGAAGTGGCAAGAACCGCCTCCTGCAAAGCTTCCAAAGCCACTTCCTGTTCCTGACTCTGAGCCtaaaaagaagagaggaggTCGTCGGCTTCGAAAAATGAAAGAAAG ATATGCGCAAACTGATATGATGAAGCTTGCCAACCGGATGCAATTTGGGATTCCAGAGGAGAGCTCATTAG GTGATGGCTTGGGGGAAGGTTATGGCATGCTCGGACAGGCAGGAAGTGGCAAGCTGCGTGTTTCAGCTGCACAAAACAAGCTTGCTGCTAAAGTGGCGAAAAA ATTCAAGGAGAAGAGCTATGGTAGCAGCGGTGCAACTTCAGGATTGACATCTAGTTTGGCATTTACACCAGTTCAG GGAATAGAGTTGTCAAATCCACAGGCCCAAGGGAACCCGCTTGGAGGTGGAACTCAAAGTACCTACTTTTCTGAGACTGGCACATTTTCGAAGATCAGAAGGACCCAGTAG
- the LOC101785146 gene encoding protein COFACTOR ASSEMBLY OF COMPLEX C SUBUNIT B CCB3, chloroplastic, whose protein sequence is MEASLLLAPKPSMPRTVYSIVSASRRCLVVAAGHNKELGTHSSERRCSDGQVPVTTRARGGLLGAVAAAATTMSSTLAVLPCHASSSAALAVLGELDPATAKTVAGVAGPALSAFGFLFILRIVMSWYPRLPVTEFPYVLAYAPTEPFLAVTRRVIPPLGGVDVTPVVWFGLVSFLNEILVGPQGLLILLSQQV, encoded by the exons ATGGAGGCTTCGTTGCTTTTGGCTCCCAAACCTTCCATGCCCAGGACCGTGTATTCGATCGTCTCTGCGAGCAGGAGGTGCCTCGTCGTCGCTGCCGGCCACAACAAG GAACTCGGCACCCACTCATCAGAAAGACGCTGCAGCGATGGCCAGGTCCCTGTAACGACGCGAGCACGCGGTGGCCTATTGGGTGCCGTCGCCgcagcggcgacgacgatgagcagCACACTAGCAGTGCTGCCATGCCATGCTTCGTCTTCGGCGGCGTTGGCGGTGCTGGGCGAGCTGGACCCGGCGACGGCGAAGACGGTGGCGGgcgtggcggggccggcgcTGTCGGCGTTCGGCTTCCTCTTCATCCTGCGGATCGTCATGTCGTGGTACCCGAGGCTCCCCGTCACGGAGTTCCCCTACGTGCTGGCCTACGCGCCCACCGAGCCATTCCTCGCCGTCACCCGCAGGGTCATCCCACCGCTCGGCGGCGTCGACGTCACGCCCGTCGTCTGGTTCGGACTCGTCAGCTTCCTCAACGAGATCCTCGTCGGCCCGCAGGGACTGCTCATCCTGCTCTCCCAGCAGGTCTAG